The following proteins are encoded in a genomic region of Novosphingobium sp. PP1Y:
- a CDS encoding MFS transporter, with protein sequence MTPIRRFFSNLTMKPQGITLVAAGFLPIFAIVSMFPIVAAMIQHFRTDPDAATKVPLMVTAPGLTIAILAPFAGFFVDRFGRRRLLLLCTFFYGVFGTAPFFLDDLDHIFASRLALGVCEAGILTIVNTLIADYWDEQGRHNWLFLQGLAGPFLASGVILMSGLVASVRWNGGFLVYLVAFPIYFAMLACLYEPRRAGQDAGETARPLAGEPRRPFPLGHALAVAAMTFFSAALYYVFIVNGSIAFGEVGVNDPAAVSKITFLPSLFVMLGAVIFRVLASRANAVQLGTFLFILGSGLTIIGLARTPTEMVVGLAIQQTGAGMTIPTLIAWAQTRFPFEHRGTGMGIWTGAFFFGQFASPWFVHKFNLAAGTMQGAFLLAGGLALAVMVGILALLVTGLARRPEPA encoded by the coding sequence ATGACACCGATACGCCGCTTTTTCAGCAATCTCACGATGAAGCCCCAGGGAATCACCCTGGTCGCTGCCGGCTTCCTGCCGATCTTCGCGATCGTCTCGATGTTCCCGATCGTCGCAGCGATGATCCAGCATTTCCGTACCGATCCCGATGCCGCCACCAAGGTCCCGCTGATGGTCACCGCTCCGGGCCTGACCATTGCCATCCTTGCGCCCTTTGCCGGCTTCTTCGTCGACCGCTTCGGACGGCGCCGGCTGCTGCTTCTGTGCACGTTCTTCTACGGCGTGTTCGGCACGGCCCCGTTCTTTCTCGACGATCTCGACCACATCTTCGCCTCGCGCCTGGCGCTGGGCGTGTGCGAGGCGGGCATCCTCACCATCGTCAACACCCTCATCGCCGACTACTGGGACGAGCAAGGCCGCCACAACTGGCTTTTCCTGCAAGGCCTCGCCGGGCCCTTCCTCGCCTCGGGCGTCATCCTCATGTCCGGCCTTGTCGCCTCGGTGCGCTGGAACGGCGGCTTCCTGGTCTATCTCGTCGCCTTCCCGATCTACTTCGCGATGCTCGCCTGCCTCTACGAGCCCAGGCGCGCAGGCCAGGACGCCGGCGAGACGGCCCGGCCCCTCGCCGGCGAGCCGCGCCGCCCCTTCCCGCTTGGCCATGCCCTGGCAGTGGCGGCGATGACCTTCTTCTCGGCCGCGCTCTACTACGTCTTCATCGTCAACGGCAGTATCGCCTTTGGCGAGGTCGGCGTGAACGACCCGGCCGCGGTCAGCAAGATCACCTTCCTGCCCAGCCTCTTCGTCATGCTCGGCGCGGTGATCTTCCGCGTCCTCGCCTCGCGCGCCAATGCCGTGCAGCTGGGCACTTTCCTGTTCATTCTCGGCTCGGGCCTGACCATCATCGGCCTTGCGCGCACGCCCACCGAGATGGTCGTGGGCCTGGCCATCCAGCAGACCGGTGCGGGCATGACCATTCCCACGCTCATCGCCTGGGCCCAGACCCGCTTTCCCTTCGAGCACCGCGGCACCGGCATGGGCATCTGGACCGGCGCCTTCTTCTTCGGCCAGTTCGCCTCGCCCTGGTTCGTGCACAAGTTCAACCTCGCCGCCGGCACGATGCAGGGAGCCTTCCTGCTTGCCGGAGGCCTGGCGCTGGCGGTGATGGTCGGCATTCTCGCGCTGCTCGTCACCGGCCTTGCCCGCCGCCCCGAGCCTGCCTGA
- a CDS encoding carbohydrate porin has translation MPPLPTKCAALAGAAALALSIATAPLAARAQSQDEGELDNTAPSARPPAQQPQSFQPLADQGITLTLNYTGEAAANVSGGLRKDAAYAGQVYAGVDLDMDRIAGIDGGTLHVAVTNRHGKSLSALAIGNNTSVQEIWGTQNTHLAILTWEQHLFGDRLVVEAGRSQANIHFLNSPLYCQFQGNSGCGNPTFVFKNSNFTYFPASSWMIHAKAQLADHIYAHVGAYEVNPDRKQASDHGTDFGIGKATGVIVPWELSYESGEAARLPFRYILGGWVDRGDYDDPLRDDTGGIAILSGRPAQVHNGRSGLYFRFEQKLTRPDPASKRGLSIYGVAMTNLSGRVEESRFFDLGLVQTGTFPGRDEDSVGFMISDQRFSNLAMQRMRAADRAGDGSGNVSRHQVMMELSYSAQIGPAIRLSPNIQYIHNPDRTGDPFRGSSTKDALIFGAKFTIDALKLGQ, from the coding sequence ATGCCCCCGCTACCAACCAAGTGCGCTGCCCTGGCAGGCGCAGCCGCCCTCGCCTTGTCCATCGCAACCGCACCGCTGGCCGCCCGGGCACAATCGCAGGACGAAGGGGAGCTGGACAACACAGCGCCCTCCGCGCGCCCTCCTGCGCAGCAACCGCAGTCCTTCCAGCCGCTCGCCGATCAAGGCATCACCCTGACGCTCAACTATACCGGCGAAGCGGCGGCCAATGTCAGCGGGGGCCTGCGCAAGGATGCCGCGTACGCCGGGCAGGTCTATGCCGGGGTCGATTTGGACATGGACCGCATCGCCGGGATCGACGGCGGCACGCTCCATGTTGCCGTGACCAATCGTCATGGCAAAAGCCTGTCGGCGCTTGCGATCGGAAACAATACTTCGGTGCAGGAGATCTGGGGCACCCAGAACACCCATCTCGCGATCCTGACCTGGGAACAGCACCTGTTCGGCGATCGCCTCGTGGTCGAGGCTGGCCGCAGCCAGGCGAACATCCATTTCCTCAATTCGCCGCTTTACTGTCAATTCCAGGGAAACTCGGGCTGCGGAAATCCGACATTCGTTTTCAAGAACAGCAATTTCACTTATTTCCCGGCGTCGAGCTGGATGATCCATGCCAAGGCGCAGCTGGCGGACCATATCTACGCCCATGTCGGGGCCTATGAAGTGAACCCCGACCGCAAGCAGGCAAGCGACCACGGAACCGATTTCGGTATCGGCAAGGCAACCGGCGTCATCGTTCCCTGGGAACTGAGCTACGAAAGCGGCGAGGCGGCGCGGTTGCCGTTCCGTTACATTCTCGGCGGCTGGGTCGACAGGGGCGACTACGACGACCCGCTGCGCGACGACACAGGCGGCATTGCCATCCTCAGCGGCCGACCGGCTCAGGTCCACAATGGCCGCTCGGGCCTCTATTTCCGTTTCGAGCAGAAACTTACCCGCCCCGATCCGGCATCGAAGCGCGGACTGAGCATTTACGGCGTTGCCATGACCAACCTTTCCGGCCGCGTGGAGGAAAGCCGCTTCTTCGATCTTGGCCTGGTCCAGACCGGCACTTTCCCGGGGCGCGACGAGGACAGCGTGGGCTTCATGATCAGCGACCAGCGCTTCAGCAACCTGGCGATGCAACGCATGCGGGCCGCCGATCGGGCCGGCGACGGCAGCGGAAACGTCTCTCGCCATCAGGTAATGATGGAGCTGTCCTACAGCGCGCAGATCGGACCGGCGATCCGCCTGTCGCCCAATATCCAGTACATTCATAACCCGGATCGGACCGGCGATCCATTTCGTGGCAGTTCGACGAAGGACGCACTGATTTTCGGTGCCAAGTTCACAATCGACGCATTAAAGCTGGGCCAGTGA
- a CDS encoding PTS fructose transporter subunit IIC: MKKVFAIVEAGPSSVQGVLAGEALRLAARTEGRDIEIEVRTEQGVLNPLGDDTAISGTRLLLVADEVADEALAHRADRHMTLEAVLADPASALVFDDAGQADDAGTDPTVPRIVAITSCPTGIAHTFMAAEGLTEGARQLGYPIRVETQGSVGAGTPLTAEEIAAADVVMIAADREVDRARFAGKRVFASSTKPAISGGAKLIERALAEAKVQGGDAITGTGDKAPAGQKERAGPYKHLMTGVSFMLPFVVAGGLLIAIAFALGGIGASADAAEGTLAHTLFQIGAQGAFALIVPALAGYIAFSIADRPGIAPGMVGGMLAAQIGAGFLGGIAAGFIAGYGVEYLNRLIRLPKNLQGLKPVLILPLLGTLLTGLLMVYAIGTPVAAVLAFLTEWLRSMQGSSALLLGMILGAMSAFDMGGPVNKAAYAFSVGLIASNVYTPMAATMAAGMTPPLAVALATRLFRSRFTLEEREAGGAAAALGLAYITEGAIPFAARDPLRVIPSLMAGSATAGAISMAAGVELKVPHGGIFVLPIPGAVTHLATYAVAIVAGTLISAVLVGLFKRPPVATAKA; this comes from the coding sequence ATGAAAAAGGTCTTCGCAATCGTAGAGGCGGGCCCCTCGTCCGTACAGGGCGTGCTGGCAGGCGAAGCGCTGCGCCTCGCGGCCCGCACCGAAGGCCGCGACATCGAAATCGAAGTGCGCACCGAACAGGGCGTGCTCAATCCACTCGGTGACGACACGGCAATTTCGGGCACAAGGCTGCTGCTGGTCGCCGACGAAGTAGCCGACGAAGCGCTTGCCCATCGAGCCGACCGCCACATGACTCTGGAAGCCGTGTTGGCCGATCCGGCCTCCGCACTGGTCTTCGACGATGCCGGGCAAGCCGACGATGCAGGCACCGATCCGACCGTCCCGCGCATCGTCGCGATCACCTCCTGCCCGACCGGCATTGCCCATACCTTCATGGCCGCCGAAGGGCTGACCGAGGGCGCCCGCCAGCTCGGCTACCCGATCCGCGTCGAAACGCAGGGTTCGGTGGGTGCAGGCACGCCGCTCACTGCCGAGGAAATCGCTGCGGCGGATGTCGTGATGATCGCCGCCGACCGCGAAGTCGATCGGGCGCGGTTCGCCGGCAAGCGCGTCTTCGCGTCGAGCACCAAGCCCGCGATCTCCGGCGGCGCCAAGCTGATCGAGCGGGCCCTGGCCGAAGCGAAAGTCCAGGGCGGCGATGCCATCACTGGTACTGGCGATAAGGCGCCCGCGGGACAGAAGGAGCGGGCCGGGCCGTACAAACACCTGATGACCGGCGTATCCTTCATGCTTCCCTTTGTGGTCGCAGGCGGCCTGCTGATTGCCATCGCCTTTGCCCTCGGCGGCATCGGGGCCAGTGCCGATGCGGCCGAGGGCACGCTGGCGCACACGCTGTTCCAGATCGGCGCGCAGGGTGCCTTCGCTCTCATCGTTCCGGCACTTGCCGGCTACATCGCCTTTTCCATCGCCGACCGTCCCGGCATTGCCCCGGGCATGGTGGGCGGGATGCTTGCCGCGCAGATCGGCGCCGGGTTTCTGGGCGGCATCGCCGCGGGCTTCATCGCCGGTTACGGCGTCGAATATCTCAACCGCCTGATCCGCCTGCCCAAGAACCTGCAGGGGCTCAAGCCGGTCCTGATCCTGCCGCTGCTGGGTACGCTGCTGACAGGCCTCCTGATGGTCTATGCGATCGGCACGCCCGTGGCTGCGGTGCTGGCCTTCCTCACCGAATGGCTGCGTTCGATGCAGGGATCCAGTGCATTGCTGCTGGGCATGATCCTGGGCGCGATGTCGGCCTTCGACATGGGCGGTCCGGTCAACAAGGCCGCCTATGCCTTCTCTGTCGGCCTGATTGCCAGCAACGTCTACACCCCAATGGCCGCAACGATGGCTGCCGGCATGACCCCGCCTCTCGCCGTTGCGCTGGCGACGCGTCTGTTCCGCAGCCGCTTCACCCTTGAAGAGCGCGAGGCGGGCGGCGCGGCCGCAGCGCTGGGCCTGGCCTATATCACCGAGGGCGCGATCCCCTTCGCTGCGCGTGATCCGCTGCGGGTTATCCCCTCATTGATGGCCGGTTCGGCCACGGCCGGTGCGATCTCGATGGCAGCGGGCGTGGAACTCAAGGTCCCCCACGGCGGCATCTTCGTGCTGCCCATTCCGGGCGCCGTCACCCACCTTGCGACTTACGCGGTCGCCATCGTTGCCGGAACGCTGATCAGCGCCGTGCTCGTGGGGCTGTTCAAACGCCCCCCGGTGGCAACGGCCAAGGCTTGA
- the pfkB gene encoding 1-phosphofructokinase produces MRALTVTFNPAIDQTVTLDRLEPGAVHRAHAVRQNAGGKGVNVASCLADWGVGVSAYGLLGSDNAAPFDALFAAKGIEDRFIRIAGATRVNLKLVDPAGTTDINLDGLAVDAGRAEMVTATICDAAREGDLVVLAGSLPPGCPPDTYATLLERLHARGCRLILDTSGLPLKCALEAAQPPHVVKPNRDELSQLLGRDLPDLPDLVAAAGTLRSSGIEVVVISMGEEGALFVSGEGALTASLAIGELASTVGAGDAMVAGIAAALLEGAPLERTARLATAFAVAKLGMAGPNLPALASVAALADEVSVTPVPTAAQKTAGEA; encoded by the coding sequence ATGCGCGCGCTTACCGTCACCTTCAACCCGGCCATCGACCAGACCGTCACGCTCGACCGGCTGGAGCCGGGCGCAGTCCACCGCGCCCATGCCGTGCGCCAGAACGCCGGTGGCAAAGGCGTCAACGTCGCCAGTTGCCTGGCTGACTGGGGCGTCGGCGTTTCCGCCTACGGTTTGCTGGGAAGCGACAATGCGGCACCCTTCGACGCGCTGTTTGCCGCCAAGGGCATCGAGGATCGCTTCATCCGCATTGCCGGCGCCACCCGGGTCAATCTCAAGCTGGTGGATCCTGCAGGCACCACCGACATCAATCTCGACGGCCTGGCGGTCGATGCCGGCCGGGCCGAGATGGTCACCGCCACGATCTGCGACGCGGCCCGCGAAGGCGACCTCGTCGTGCTGGCGGGCAGCCTTCCCCCCGGCTGCCCGCCAGATACTTACGCCACGCTCTTGGAACGCCTGCATGCACGCGGATGCCGCTTGATTCTCGACACCAGCGGCCTGCCGCTCAAGTGCGCGCTCGAGGCCGCGCAGCCGCCCCATGTGGTCAAGCCCAATCGCGACGAACTGTCACAATTGCTGGGCCGCGACCTGCCTGATCTGCCGGATCTGGTTGCGGCTGCAGGCACGTTGCGCAGCAGCGGCATCGAAGTGGTCGTCATCTCGATGGGCGAGGAGGGAGCGCTGTTCGTGTCTGGCGAAGGTGCGCTCACCGCAAGTCTCGCCATCGGTGAGCTGGCCAGCACGGTCGGTGCCGGCGATGCCATGGTGGCCGGGATCGCGGCAGCCCTGCTCGAAGGGGCACCGCTGGAACGCACTGCGCGCCTCGCCACGGCGTTTGCCGTTGCCAAGCTCGGCATGGCCGGCCCGAACCTGCCCGCACTCGCCAGTGTGGCCGCACTGGCCGACGAAGTGAGCGTAACCCCAGTTCCAACAGCCGCGCAAAAGACGGCAGGAGAGGCATGA
- the ptsP gene encoding phosphoenolpyruvate--protein phosphotransferase produces the protein MLADAIPASHAADLVRIDASATDKTDAIRQVGQLLVAAGCVAPGYEESMVRREALANTFLGSGVAIPHGLGEDKGLVRNDGIAILQLREGIDWNPGQRAHIVVGIAANSDSHITILRRLTRLIQDEERLQVLIATDDPAEFSRALLEDGTPAAPSVPAEDLAHTAAWIVDYPTGLHARPASTWVEAARASAVRLRVRHGEESADPRNLVALLQLGLRCGDEIKFSAEGPAAQDALEKFVATVRSLSAREKEDAARAAEKRKAPVRCWTPVGSPRMIAGVAASPGLAIGPIHVLSAAELSVPDVPVDLVNGGAMLNEALVRTRAQMKALIDDTTRRLGASEAAIFKAQTELLEDTDIITLTCQLMVEGHGVAWSWHQAVQRIAGKLSALGNPVLAARAADLTDVGRRVLAEIDPGLVTGTLADLPEEPCILVAPDLSPSDTATLDTARVAGIATALGGPTSHSAILARTLGLPSVVASGADLLAAASGTTAIVDGDGGRVWLDPSEKDLASARGWIADLTAQRVAEEEERGQPAVTRDGHRVEIAANVNRPDQVGFALAQGGEGVGLMRTEFLFLESGNTPGEDEQFAVYRAMIDALSAGNEERPLIVRALDIGGDKQVPHLELPVEENPFLGVRGARLLLRRPDLLEPQLRALYRAAREGGNLSIMFPMITSAHELLALRKRCEAVRAELDAPQVPIGIMIEVPAAAVQAAQLAAHADFFSIGTNDLTQYTLAIDRQNPELAGEADSLHPAVLRMIAATVEGARTHDRWVGVCGGIAGDPFGAALLVGLGVDELSMTPRDIPAVKARLRGCDRGELNRLAAQALEMDGAAQVRALDGKAM, from the coding sequence ATGCTCGCAGACGCCATTCCCGCGTCGCACGCAGCCGATCTCGTCCGGATCGATGCCAGCGCCACCGACAAGACCGATGCGATTCGCCAGGTCGGCCAACTTCTGGTCGCTGCAGGCTGTGTTGCGCCCGGATACGAGGAAAGCATGGTGCGCCGCGAAGCCTTGGCGAACACATTCCTCGGCTCCGGTGTCGCGATCCCCCACGGACTGGGTGAAGACAAGGGACTGGTGCGCAATGACGGAATCGCCATCCTCCAGCTTCGCGAGGGCATCGACTGGAACCCGGGACAGCGCGCCCATATCGTCGTCGGCATCGCCGCCAACTCTGACAGCCACATCACCATCCTGCGCCGGCTCACCCGTCTCATCCAGGACGAGGAACGCCTGCAGGTCCTGATCGCGACCGACGATCCCGCCGAGTTCTCGCGCGCCCTGCTCGAGGATGGAACCCCCGCCGCCCCTTCTGTCCCTGCCGAGGACCTCGCCCATACCGCAGCATGGATCGTCGACTATCCGACCGGGCTCCACGCCCGGCCTGCATCGACATGGGTGGAAGCCGCCCGCGCCAGCGCCGTGCGCCTGCGTGTCCGTCACGGTGAGGAAAGCGCCGATCCGCGCAATCTCGTGGCGCTGCTCCAGCTTGGCCTGCGCTGCGGTGACGAGATCAAGTTCTCGGCCGAGGGGCCCGCCGCGCAAGACGCGCTCGAGAAGTTCGTCGCCACTGTCCGGAGCCTCTCCGCACGCGAAAAGGAAGACGCCGCCCGCGCCGCCGAGAAGCGCAAGGCACCCGTGCGGTGCTGGACGCCGGTGGGCAGCCCGCGCATGATCGCCGGCGTTGCCGCCAGCCCGGGCCTGGCGATCGGACCGATCCACGTGCTGTCGGCAGCCGAACTGTCCGTCCCAGATGTGCCGGTTGATCTCGTGAACGGGGGCGCGATGCTGAACGAGGCCCTGGTGCGCACCCGTGCGCAGATGAAGGCGCTGATCGACGACACCACGCGCCGCCTGGGTGCTTCGGAAGCCGCCATCTTCAAGGCGCAGACCGAACTGCTCGAAGACACCGACATCATAACCCTGACCTGCCAGCTCATGGTCGAAGGTCACGGCGTTGCCTGGTCCTGGCATCAGGCCGTACAGCGCATTGCCGGCAAGCTGTCGGCGCTCGGCAATCCGGTTCTGGCTGCACGCGCCGCTGACCTCACGGACGTTGGCCGCCGGGTCCTTGCAGAGATCGACCCCGGTCTCGTCACCGGTACGCTTGCGGATCTGCCCGAAGAACCTTGCATCCTTGTGGCCCCTGATCTGTCTCCATCCGATACCGCCACGCTCGATACCGCAAGGGTCGCCGGCATCGCCACCGCACTGGGCGGACCGACATCGCACAGCGCGATCCTTGCACGTACACTGGGCCTGCCCTCGGTCGTGGCAAGCGGTGCCGACCTGCTGGCAGCGGCGTCCGGCACGACGGCCATCGTCGATGGCGACGGCGGCCGCGTCTGGCTCGATCCATCCGAAAAAGACCTTGCCTCCGCGCGTGGCTGGATCGCCGACCTCACCGCACAGCGCGTCGCCGAGGAAGAAGAACGCGGCCAGCCTGCCGTGACCCGCGACGGTCACCGGGTGGAAATCGCAGCCAACGTCAACCGCCCGGATCAGGTCGGCTTCGCACTGGCACAGGGCGGCGAAGGCGTGGGGCTAATGCGAACCGAGTTCCTTTTCCTCGAGAGCGGCAACACTCCCGGGGAGGACGAGCAATTTGCCGTCTACCGCGCGATGATCGATGCGCTTTCCGCCGGAAACGAAGAGCGCCCGCTGATCGTGCGCGCGCTCGACATCGGCGGAGACAAGCAGGTGCCCCACCTCGAACTGCCGGTTGAAGAGAACCCCTTCCTCGGCGTGCGCGGCGCCCGCCTGCTGCTGCGCCGCCCTGATCTGCTCGAGCCGCAACTGCGCGCGCTTTACCGGGCCGCCAGGGAAGGCGGAAATCTCTCGATCATGTTTCCGATGATCACATCGGCGCACGAACTGCTTGCCTTGCGCAAGCGCTGCGAAGCCGTCCGCGCCGAGCTGGATGCGCCGCAAGTGCCGATCGGCATCATGATCGAGGTTCCGGCAGCGGCGGTGCAGGCCGCCCAGCTCGCAGCCCACGCCGACTTCTTCTCCATCGGCACCAACGACCTGACCCAGTACACACTCGCAATCGACCGCCAGAACCCGGAACTCGCCGGCGAGGCCGACAGCCTCCACCCGGCGGTGCTGCGCATGATCGCCGCTACGGTCGAGGGCGCCAGGACCCATGACCGCTGGGTCGGCGTATGCGGCGGCATCGCCGGCGACCCGTTCGGTGCTGCGCTGCTGGTCGGCCTCGGCGTCGACGAGCTGTCAATGACCCCGCGCGACATCCCGGCCGTGAAGGCAAGGCTGCGGGGCTGCGACCGCGGCGAACTGAACAGACTGGCCGCCCAGGCCCTGGAAATGGACGGCGCGGCGCAAGTGCGCGCGCTCGACGGAAAGGCCATGTGA
- a CDS encoding LacI family DNA-binding transcriptional regulator produces the protein MAVGIKDVAKVAGVSPATVSRVLAGRTVDAEMSERVLAAVKSTGYRPNLAARRLRSQHTNTIGLVVADIRNPFFTAVSRAVESLAAARGLRVILCNTDEDPEKEAAYLELLHEERVSGVILAPTRQRVAAAGQLELDYPVVLIDRSTPDGEFDSVVLDNARMAEVLVEHVHAQGHRRVTGLFGASSSTGIERREGFRKAAERLGLDADAVAVPHAPQAAAQAIADLLDSNKRPDALIASNGVMLLNILRALRDLGLEVPRDIALAGFDNNDWMEFVGGGISVIEQPVEEIGRTAMTMLLDRLDHPDAPARKVVLGGRLVVRGSSLRTGAECRVAGA, from the coding sequence ATGGCAGTAGGTATCAAGGACGTGGCAAAAGTTGCTGGAGTTTCTCCGGCCACGGTATCCCGAGTCCTGGCAGGACGCACAGTCGATGCGGAGATGTCGGAGCGTGTGCTCGCCGCGGTCAAGTCCACGGGATATCGCCCTAACCTTGCTGCGCGGCGGCTGCGTTCGCAGCATACCAATACGATCGGTCTGGTCGTGGCCGATATCCGCAACCCGTTCTTCACGGCCGTATCGCGCGCCGTCGAAAGCCTTGCCGCTGCGCGCGGCCTGCGGGTGATTCTCTGCAATACCGATGAGGATCCCGAAAAGGAGGCTGCTTATCTCGAACTCCTGCACGAGGAGCGCGTGTCGGGTGTGATTCTCGCCCCGACTCGCCAGCGGGTCGCCGCGGCGGGACAACTGGAACTGGACTATCCCGTCGTGCTCATAGACCGCTCGACGCCAGATGGTGAATTCGACAGCGTCGTGCTCGACAATGCGCGCATGGCCGAAGTTCTTGTCGAACACGTGCATGCGCAGGGACACCGGCGCGTTACAGGTCTGTTCGGTGCATCCAGTTCCACCGGCATCGAGCGACGGGAAGGTTTCCGCAAGGCGGCTGAGCGTCTGGGGCTGGATGCAGATGCCGTGGCCGTGCCGCATGCACCGCAAGCAGCGGCACAGGCGATTGCGGACTTGCTGGACTCCAACAAGCGGCCCGATGCGCTGATTGCCAGCAACGGCGTCATGTTGCTGAATATCTTGCGGGCCCTGCGCGATCTTGGACTGGAAGTACCCCGCGACATTGCCCTTGCCGGTTTCGACAACAACGACTGGATGGAGTTCGTCGGTGGCGGGATCAGCGTGATAGAGCAGCCGGTCGAGGAGATCGGACGCACGGCCATGACCATGCTGCTGGATCGCCTCGACCACCCCGATGCTCCCGCGCGCAAGGTCGTGCTGGGCGGGCGGTTGGTTGTCCGCGGGTCGAGCCTGCGCACCGGCGCCGAATGCCGCGTGGCCGGGGCATGA
- a CDS encoding shikimate 5-dehydrogenase encodes MSLLERNSIGRDTRLCMSLSGRPGNAGSRLHNWLYGHYGLDCVYKSFSTSDIAAAVGGIRALGIRGCAVSMPFKEAVIPMLDGLAASARAIGSVNTIVNDDGVLTGYNTDYVAVRDLLTRRGIDPAMPFLLRGSGGMAKAVIAALRDSGFLRGTIIARNRQNGPALAARYGFDWREDMPASGAPLLINVTPLGMEGVEADRLAFPAGQVEACDIAFDVVAQPADTPFMRAAQAAGKMTISGAEVIVLQAIEQFVLYTGVRPDAKAVARAAAFAHGDEVAEKLREA; translated from the coding sequence ATGAGCTTGCTGGAACGCAACAGCATCGGACGCGATACGCGCCTGTGCATGTCGCTGTCGGGGCGACCGGGCAATGCCGGGTCGCGCCTGCACAACTGGCTCTATGGCCATTACGGTCTGGACTGCGTCTACAAGTCTTTCTCCACGAGCGACATTGCTGCGGCGGTCGGCGGCATACGGGCACTGGGGATCCGGGGCTGCGCGGTTTCCATGCCGTTCAAGGAGGCCGTCATCCCGATGCTCGACGGGCTTGCGGCATCGGCCCGGGCCATCGGCAGCGTCAACACGATCGTCAACGATGACGGTGTGCTTACCGGCTACAATACCGACTACGTGGCCGTGCGCGACCTGCTCACTCGTCGCGGGATCGACCCGGCGATGCCGTTCCTGCTGCGCGGGAGCGGCGGCATGGCGAAGGCGGTGATCGCTGCCCTTCGCGACTCCGGTTTCTTGCGCGGTACGATCATCGCGCGAAATCGCCAGAACGGACCGGCGCTCGCCGCCCGGTATGGATTCGATTGGCGAGAAGACATGCCCGCATCAGGCGCGCCGTTGCTCATCAACGTTACCCCGCTTGGAATGGAAGGGGTCGAGGCGGACCGCCTTGCCTTCCCCGCAGGGCAGGTCGAGGCCTGCGACATCGCCTTCGACGTGGTTGCCCAGCCCGCGGACACACCTTTCATGCGCGCCGCGCAGGCAGCAGGGAAAATGACGATCTCTGGCGCGGAAGTGATCGTGCTTCAGGCGATTGAACAGTTCGTGCTTTATACAGGCGTGCGACCGGACGCAAAAGCAGTGGCGCGGGCCGCCGCTTTCGCCCATGGCGACGAAGTTGCGGAAAAGCTGCGAGAGGCCTAA